The following proteins are encoded in a genomic region of Nitrospiraceae bacterium:
- a CDS encoding flagellar basal body P-ring protein FlgI, whose amino-acid sequence MIRPSSISNGSKPSRKSGRPWAPGLGAVLVLIGGWLMFSASEVIIPEEIQAARIKDIASIEGVRENQLVGYGLIVGLDRTGDSVVGGQFTAQAIISMLNTMGLKLNIDPIQLLTKNTASVMVTAKLPPFARPGMKLDVQVSSMANAKSLRGGTLLLTPLKAANQQVYAVAQGPLSTSGFEAGAAGTTVKKNQQSGGIIPGGAIVERAVDVDMQAWEKFSLTMHQADFITALRVSEAINAHLGDGIASPVNSGQIHVGIPERFQGKIVQMIAAVEGLDVNVDVLAKVVVNERTGTIVMGEHVRLARMAISHGDLTIKVGTQFNVSQPETGFIGRGAQGAGRTVVTPDVQTDVQEEDGRVIQVDSSVTLGDLVKALNSLGVTPLDLVAVLTAAKAAGALQADLELI is encoded by the coding sequence GTGATTCGTCCATCATCTATTAGTAATGGCAGTAAACCTTCAAGGAAATCCGGAAGACCATGGGCTCCGGGATTGGGTGCGGTCTTGGTTCTGATCGGCGGATGGCTCATGTTCAGTGCCAGTGAGGTCATCATACCGGAAGAAATTCAGGCGGCCCGCATCAAGGATATCGCTTCCATTGAAGGCGTTCGTGAAAACCAGTTAGTCGGGTATGGCTTGATTGTTGGTCTGGACCGGACCGGTGATTCCGTCGTCGGTGGTCAATTTACAGCGCAAGCCATTATTTCCATGTTGAATACTATGGGGCTCAAACTCAATATTGATCCCATTCAATTGTTAACTAAAAATACCGCCTCGGTGATGGTGACCGCCAAATTGCCACCGTTTGCGAGGCCCGGCATGAAATTGGATGTGCAGGTCTCTTCCATGGCCAATGCCAAAAGTTTGCGAGGGGGAACGTTATTGTTGACCCCGCTGAAAGCCGCCAATCAACAGGTGTATGCTGTCGCCCAAGGGCCGCTCTCCACATCGGGATTTGAAGCTGGTGCAGCAGGGACCACAGTGAAGAAAAATCAACAATCCGGAGGGATTATACCTGGTGGAGCGATTGTCGAACGAGCGGTGGATGTGGACATGCAAGCGTGGGAAAAATTCTCTTTGACCATGCATCAGGCTGATTTTATCACGGCATTGCGGGTGTCTGAAGCCATTAATGCTCATCTTGGGGATGGCATAGCTTCGCCTGTTAATTCCGGACAGATTCACGTGGGGATTCCGGAACGGTTTCAGGGAAAGATAGTCCAAATGATTGCTGCGGTTGAAGGGCTTGATGTGAATGTGGACGTCCTGGCCAAGGTTGTGGTGAACGAACGAACGGGAACGATTGTCATGGGTGAACATGTTCGGTTGGCGAGGATGGCCATTTCCCATGGCGATCTAACCATCAAGGTGGGAACGCAATTTAATGTTTCTCAACCAGAAACTGGCTTTATTGGGAGAGGAGCACAGGGTGCCGGTAGAACAGTAGTGACTCCGGATGTCCAGACCGATGTGCAGGAAGAGGATGGTCGAGTGATTCAAGTAGACAGTTCCGTGACACTTGGGGATTTGGTCAAGGCGTTGAATTCATTGGGTGTCACTCCTCTCGATTTGGTTGCCGTACTAACGGCGGCCAAGGCAGCGGGTGCCCTCCAGGCCGATTTGGAGTTGATCTAG
- the flgA gene encoding flagellar basal body P-ring formation protein FlgA, which translates to MKFVMILLGLFLSGNGLGTFGEMSWAEGVVPSSPVRPDTQSLDGGDFERVIVAELMRRYGRTHHQVSFRVLFPKQEVEVPNGKIQLEIGDWSGGGRTGRRAFRVGIFVNQQFLRTVNVVGEVKAQVEVATPIRWLKPKEVVTGEDLSVMIVDVPSLTHDFILDLDEVIGKQVLRPLPPRQPIRKIMLDYPPMIQKGDRVMIEVRGDGLLVQTVGIAKAAGKKGETIPVKNQTSGREVLGTVLASGLVEVGF; encoded by the coding sequence TTGAAGTTCGTCATGATATTACTGGGGTTGTTTCTGAGCGGAAATGGGTTGGGGACATTTGGCGAAATGTCCTGGGCGGAAGGGGTGGTCCCATCATCACCTGTCCGTCCAGATACTCAGTCCTTGGATGGAGGAGATTTCGAACGGGTGATCGTGGCGGAACTGATGCGCCGCTATGGACGTACGCATCACCAGGTGTCGTTTCGGGTGTTGTTCCCTAAGCAAGAGGTTGAGGTTCCCAACGGAAAAATCCAGCTTGAGATTGGAGACTGGTCAGGGGGGGGGAGAACAGGACGGCGTGCCTTTCGAGTTGGCATTTTCGTGAATCAGCAATTCCTTCGAACGGTGAATGTTGTGGGGGAGGTGAAGGCCCAAGTCGAAGTGGCGACACCCATACGTTGGTTGAAACCGAAGGAGGTTGTGACCGGCGAGGACCTGTCTGTGATGATAGTGGATGTCCCCTCACTGACACATGATTTTATTCTCGATCTTGACGAGGTGATCGGGAAGCAGGTCTTACGTCCATTGCCACCAAGGCAACCGATTCGAAAAATCATGCTGGACTATCCGCCAATGATTCAGAAGGGCGATCGGGTGATGATTGAGGTCAGGGGTGACGGTCTGCTGGTTCAGACGGTGGGGATAGCCAAAGCGGCCGGTAAAAAAGGAGAAACCATTCCGGTTAAAAATCAGACATCCGGCCGGGAGGTGTTAGGTACCGTTTTGGCATCGGGACTCGTGGAGGTTGGATTTTGA
- the flgN gene encoding flagellar export chaperone FlgN, which yields MIHPQSATWERLLKMLAEAQSVFQRYGVLLFQEAHSLRAMDRPKLVEVNSQKESALEAICQLEQQIEREIHGLAGSAAHESIWSWLKAVTDPRAQLAQAMLTDLLRLAHLIQEQGKKNDALIRPIYHKVREAVQVMYTGLGTVPVYQGTGILHFPSVPSSVHLQG from the coding sequence ATGATTCATCCCCAATCGGCAACGTGGGAACGGTTGCTGAAAATGTTGGCTGAGGCTCAATCGGTATTTCAGCGGTATGGTGTATTGCTGTTTCAGGAAGCGCACAGCCTTCGTGCCATGGATCGTCCTAAGTTGGTCGAGGTGAACAGTCAGAAGGAATCAGCGTTGGAGGCGATATGTCAGTTGGAGCAGCAGATAGAGCGTGAGATTCATGGGTTGGCCGGGTCCGCCGCACACGAATCAATCTGGAGTTGGTTGAAAGCCGTCACGGACCCACGAGCACAATTGGCGCAAGCAATGTTGACGGATCTTCTTCGGTTGGCGCATTTGATCCAGGAACAAGGGAAAAAGAATGATGCCCTGATTCGCCCGATCTATCATAAGGTCCGTGAGGCAGTTCAGGTTATGTATACAGGGTTGGGTACCGTTCCGGTATATCAGGGAACCGGAATACTACATTTTCCTTCGGTTCCGAGCTCGGTCCATCTCCAGGGATAG
- the flgK gene encoding flagellar hook-associated protein FlgK produces the protein MAGISDIFNIARSGIRATQQGLATTSHNITNINTKGYSRQEVVLETARPAEGTIGSGVRVAAIRQSVDDFLENQLTSVKEDLGSISARNNYLVQADGIFTETDNSGLSFSLTEFFNAVRDLATNPESTIQRTVLLAKGQSLSDQFVTVAQGLNQIRLDANGEIARHVDTINGLATKIASLNDVIFKTESSGREALDLQDQRRVLINDLAGLVNIEQVPLNDGIGINVGGQLLVAGNHANALSTEADPDNPPMHDVTFVRSDGSEFSISHNIHGGQIGGLLAQRDGDMVEFQDQVDRLAAVLINEFNQQHQAGYGLDGTTNNNFFSALSPQPPLAYDRNTGSATGSSVTIADPTLATFQEYEVQFSGASAYSVVNTETGATVTSGAYTSGSPLSFDGLDVVINGTPAAGDVFYVNAQKGAAQQFAVALSDTDKIAAASTAAGIPGNNTNALNLVAIHTNRHVDLGNVTLNDYHTITIGDVGSATQESTQALHSKQLEVDQLTALRESVSGVSLDEELTNLLSFQRSFEASARMITVADELMQTMLAMGR, from the coding sequence ATGGCGGGCATCAGTGACATCTTTAATATCGCGCGTTCTGGAATACGTGCCACCCAACAAGGGCTCGCGACCACATCCCATAACATAACCAATATTAATACCAAAGGCTATTCCAGGCAGGAAGTCGTCCTTGAGACTGCGCGGCCGGCTGAAGGGACGATTGGGAGCGGAGTCCGGGTTGCCGCTATTCGTCAGTCTGTCGATGATTTTCTGGAAAACCAGTTAACCTCCGTCAAGGAGGATCTTGGATCAATCTCCGCCAGGAATAATTACTTGGTTCAAGCCGATGGGATTTTTACCGAAACGGATAATTCCGGGCTATCGTTTAGTCTGACAGAGTTTTTTAATGCGGTTCGCGATTTGGCCACGAATCCCGAAAGTACCATTCAGCGGACGGTCCTCTTGGCTAAAGGGCAATCCCTTTCAGACCAGTTTGTGACGGTGGCTCAAGGATTAAATCAAATCCGCCTGGATGCCAACGGGGAGATTGCCAGGCATGTCGACACTATTAACGGGTTGGCCACAAAGATTGCCTCTCTGAATGATGTTATTTTTAAAACGGAATCCAGTGGACGTGAGGCGCTGGATTTACAGGATCAACGAAGGGTTCTCATAAATGATTTGGCGGGTTTGGTCAATATTGAGCAGGTGCCGCTGAACGATGGTATCGGCATTAATGTCGGAGGCCAACTCCTGGTAGCGGGAAATCATGCCAATGCGCTGTCGACCGAAGCGGACCCGGACAATCCTCCAATGCATGATGTGACATTTGTCCGCAGTGACGGGAGTGAGTTCTCAATCTCCCACAATATTCATGGAGGACAAATCGGCGGATTACTCGCCCAGCGTGATGGGGATATGGTGGAATTTCAGGACCAAGTGGATCGATTGGCCGCTGTTTTGATAAATGAGTTTAATCAACAGCATCAGGCCGGGTATGGTCTAGATGGCACCACGAATAATAATTTCTTCTCAGCCTTAAGCCCGCAACCTCCTCTGGCCTATGACCGGAATACGGGAAGTGCCACGGGAAGCTCGGTCACGATTGCAGATCCGACTCTGGCGACCTTCCAGGAGTATGAGGTGCAGTTTTCCGGGGCCTCTGCCTATTCTGTGGTCAATACAGAGACCGGCGCGACCGTGACGTCTGGTGCGTATACCTCCGGATCACCCCTGAGTTTTGATGGATTAGATGTCGTGATCAACGGCACGCCGGCTGCGGGGGATGTGTTTTATGTCAATGCCCAAAAAGGCGCGGCCCAGCAATTTGCTGTGGCCCTTTCGGATACGGATAAGATTGCCGCCGCTTCTACGGCGGCAGGAATTCCCGGCAATAACACCAATGCATTAAATCTGGTGGCGATTCATACGAATCGGCATGTGGATCTTGGAAATGTGACACTTAATGATTACCACACGATTACGATTGGAGATGTCGGGAGTGCCACTCAGGAATCGACACAGGCGCTGCATAGTAAGCAGCTTGAAGTTGATCAATTGACGGCCTTGCGAGAAAGTGTCTCCGGGGTTTCATTGGATGAGGAATTGACCAATCTCCTCAGTTTTCAGCGCTCATTTGAAGCCTCGGCCCGGATGATTACGGTAGCGGATGAATTGATGCAGACGATGCTGGCGATGGGACGCTAA
- a CDS encoding rod-binding protein, translating to MIAGMFPTDMTGLSHSVTTERIERVEDSVRRGELLRASQEFESYFLSYLMKVMRETVPKGELTANPMGDMYYSFYDEEIGKRAAQAGGIGLSAYVLDTVARNEDLMRSPTSVPPFLKS from the coding sequence ATGATTGCTGGCATGTTCCCTACGGATATGACGGGTCTTTCACACTCCGTCACCACTGAGAGGATAGAGCGTGTGGAAGATTCTGTTCGTCGTGGGGAATTACTGCGTGCGAGTCAGGAATTCGAATCCTATTTTCTGTCCTATCTGATGAAGGTGATGCGAGAGACGGTCCCCAAAGGCGAATTGACCGCCAACCCCATGGGGGACATGTATTATTCCTTTTATGACGAAGAGATTGGCAAACGTGCCGCTCAGGCGGGAGGGATTGGCCTTTCTGCGTATGTGTTGGACACGGTGGCCAGGAATGAAGACCTTATGCGTTCGCCCACCTCAGTGCCCCCTTTTTTGAAATCTTAA
- a CDS encoding flagellar basal body L-ring protein FlgH encodes MSKAALRGKFWAWGVLLLAVVVSGFGCAKEKPMRQVEAESFLLEKSPPSSMGSLWDPGNGRAYMFEDRRAGRIGDIVVVQIVEQHKGSKKANTKADRDSSLSAGVSGGLFGINTLSQKFAEYFNIDAGTSHEFEGDGSTSREDTLTGTIAANVIEVFPNGDLRIRGKREVTVNSEKQTMTIKGIVRRIDLDTQNMVLSSKVADAEISYTGLGVVDDVQRPGWFTRIFDWLTPF; translated from the coding sequence TTGAGCAAAGCAGCATTGAGGGGGAAGTTTTGGGCTTGGGGAGTTTTGCTGCTGGCGGTCGTGGTTAGCGGGTTCGGATGTGCCAAGGAAAAGCCCATGAGACAGGTCGAAGCTGAGTCGTTTCTTCTTGAAAAGAGTCCACCCTCCTCCATGGGGTCCCTTTGGGACCCTGGAAACGGGCGAGCGTACATGTTTGAAGATAGGCGAGCGGGTCGAATCGGGGACATTGTCGTTGTGCAAATTGTCGAACAACACAAGGGTTCCAAAAAAGCCAATACAAAAGCAGACCGGGATTCCAGTCTGTCGGCTGGAGTGAGCGGGGGACTCTTCGGGATTAACACTCTCAGCCAGAAGTTTGCGGAATATTTTAATATTGATGCCGGGACTTCCCATGAGTTTGAGGGCGACGGGTCGACGAGCCGGGAAGACACTTTGACGGGCACCATCGCCGCCAATGTCATTGAAGTCTTTCCCAATGGGGACCTCCGGATTCGGGGAAAACGGGAGGTCACGGTCAACAGTGAAAAGCAAACAATGACCATTAAGGGCATTGTCCGCCGGATCGATCTGGATACGCAGAACATGGTCTTGTCGTCCAAAGTCGCGGATGCAGAAATCTCCTATACTGGATTGGGAGTGGTGGACGATGTTCAGAGACCGGGGTGGTTCACCAGGATTTTTGACTGGTTGACGCCGTTTTAA